A stretch of Pleuronectes platessa chromosome 24, fPlePla1.1, whole genome shotgun sequence DNA encodes these proteins:
- the slitrk6 gene encoding SLIT and NTRK-like protein 6 — protein sequence MLPCIISIALFVTAVQSQDIHPSQASSAISESCDSLCSCEWKDGILHLNCEQRNISKISQIRVPAGVPFHLNLYKNDLVELRAEEMEGLNTALSLHIGGNSIQELEPGVFSTLSSLKKLHINSNFLVTLKEDTFQGLVNLEFLQADTNFIRVIEPGAFNKLIRLKVLILNDNSIEFLPNNIFRFVPLTHLDLRGNQLQTLPYVGFLEHIGRIMELLLEDNDWLCDCDILHLKIWMENMRAQSAIGDVVCSTPQHLKGTILAKVKRDVLCPSHADINLEEPSKSLDMVVTPSSKVSPNPKSKDDAKAPTPSHVPGSPCVEHCSCHNHPVAGFLMHCQDRGIQKVSDIGILQQSPTKLVMTGNMIQKLLKYDFVTYDSLELLNLANNRIDYVDNETFLSLSSLKKLYLNGNRIEKLSSTMFVGLHNLEYLYLEYNLIKEIAPGTFNPLPNLKLLSLNNNLLSSLPAQIFRNVPLTKLNLRKNLLMHLPVSNVLDQLDALEQIYLEDNPWDCSCDLLSLKQWVEKLRKDTVVGSILCHTPKNVMEAELRSLRHEMLCPGLGTYYPGEEESVTATLGPDSIGKGFFSPLTDTVPLSVLILSLLILALMVIFCSAGLVVFVVHRRRSRAKKKATEEQPRENTNSSPIHLHYSMYGQKTTHHTLTQRTGSATLYEDRSHSPIVQICRNPTYCSQHKEHDADLDYGLDEPSGKHHVCRSIMEKENTSPLTGNPGSKFRPMTGECPAEFVTLGNPNSLYRNILEREKELQQLGITEYLRKNMPQLQSAVDMHVPGHQEELKLMETIMYSRPRKVTLEQTKNEYFELKANLHSEPDYLEVLEHQTAFN from the coding sequence ATGCTGCCCTGTATTATTTCCATCGCCTTGTTTGTCACTGCGGTCCAATCCCAAGATATCCATCCCTCACAGGCATCATCCGCGATTAGCGAGTCTTGTGACTCCCTGTGCTCCTGCGAGTGGAAAGATGGCATCCTTCATCTTAACTGCGAGCAGAGAAACATCAGCAAGATCTCCCAGATCAGAGTCCCGGCAGGTGTGCCCTTCCACCTGAACCTTtacaaaaatgacttggttGAGCTGCGTGCGGAGGAAATGGAAGGGCTTAACACTGCCCTGTCGCTGCACATCGGGGGTAACAGCATACAGGAGCTGGAACCGGGGGTCTTCAGCACTCTGAGTTCGCTGAAGAAACTCCACATCAATAGCAATTTCCTCGTCACCTTGAAAGAGGACACTTTTCAAGGCCTGGTGAATTTGGAGTTTCTCCAGGCCGACACTAATTTCATCCGGGTCATCGAGCCGGGGGCCTTCAACAAGCTGATCCGCCTCAAGGTCCTCATCCTGAATGATAACTCCATCGAGTTTTTGCCCAACAACATTTTCCGGTTCGTGCCCCTCACACACCTGGACCTGCGTGGGAACCAGCTCCAGACCTTGCCCTATGTCGGGTTCCTGGAGCACATCGGAAGGATAATGGAACTCCTCCTCGAGGACAACGACTGgctctgtgactgtgacattttacacttgaaaatatggaTGGAGAACATGAGGGCCCAGTCGGCAATCGGGGACGTGGTCTGTAGCACGCCGCAGCACCTGAAGGGAACCATTCTGGCAAAGGTGAAGCGGGACGTCCTGTGCCCGTCCCACGCGGACATCAACCTGGAGGAGCCGTCGAAGTCACTGGATATGGTGGTCACTCCCTCGTCCAAAGTGTCTCCTAATCCGAAGTCCAAAGACGACGCCAAGGCACCGACCCCCTCCCACGTCCCCGGCAGTCCTTGTGTGGAACACTGCTCCTGCCACAATCACCCCGTGGCTGGGTTTCTGATGCATTGTCAGGACAGAGGAATCCAAAAGGTGTCGGATATCGGAATACTCCAGCAGAGCCCCACAAAGCTGGTCATGACGGGAAACATGATCCAGAAGCTCTTGAAATATGATTTTGTCACGTACGACAGTTTGGAATTGCTCAACCTGGCGAACAACAGGATTGATTACGTGGATAATGAAACCTTCCTCAGCCTGAGCAGTTTGAAAAAGCTCTACCTGAATGGCAACAGGATTGAAAAGCTGTCCTCCACAATGTTTGTGGGGCTGCACAACCTTGAGTACCTGTATCTGGAATACAACCTTATCAAAGAGATCGCTCCGGGCACATTTAATCCCCTGCCAAACCTGAAGCTCTTGTCATTAAACAACAACCTGCTCAGCTCTCTCCCGGCGCAGATATTTCGCAACGTGCCCCTCACCAAGTTAAACCTGAGGAAAAATCTACTCATGCACCTGCCAGTGAGCAACGTGCTCGATCAACTCGACGCACTCGAGCAGATTTATTTAGAGGACAACCCCTGGGACTGCAGCTGTGACTTGCTCAGCCTCAAACAATGGGTGGAGAAGCTCCGGAAGGACACGGTGGTGGGTTCCATTTTGTGTCACACCCCAAAGAATGTGATGGAGGCTGAGCTGAGGAGCCTGCGTCATGAGATGCTGTGTCCTGGTCTGGGGACATACTAcccaggtgaggaggagagtgtgACAGCCACGCTGGGGCCTGACAGCATCGGCAAGGGATTTTTCAGCCCCCTCACGGACACTGTCCCACTCTCTGTGCTCATCCTGAGCCTCCTCATTCTCGCCCTCATGGTTATATTCTGCTCCGCCGGGCTGGTGGTGTTTGTGGTTCACCGGCGGCGAAGTAGGGCAAAGAAAAAGGCGACAGAGGAGCAGCCGAGAGAGAACACCAACAGTAGTCCCATCCACTTGCATTACAGCATGTATGGGCAGAAAACCACGCACCACACGCTGACCCAAAGAACTGGGTCTGCGACTCTGTACGAGGACAGATCACACAGTCCCATTGTTCAGATCTGCCGCAACCCCACCTACTGCTCGCAGCACAAGGAACATGACGCAGATCTGGATTATGGCCTCGACGAGCCCAGCGGCAAGCATCACGTCTGCCGGAGCATCATGGAGAAAGAGAACACTTCTCCCCTGACGGGGAACCCCGGCTCAAAGTTCAGACCCATGACCGGCGAGTGCCCCGCGGAGTTTGTCACGCTCGGGAACCCCAACTCTTTGTACAGGAACATcctggagagggagaaggagctgcagcagctcggaATAACCGAGTACCTGCGGAAGAACATGCCCCAGCTCCAGTCCGCTGTGGACATGCATGTCCCGGGGCACCAGGAGGAGTTAAAGCTGATGGAGACAATTATGTACTCGAGGCCGCGCAAGGTCACGCTAGAGCAAACAAAGAATGAGTACTTTGAACTTAAGGCTAACCTGCATTCTGAGCCAGACTACTTGGAGGTGCTGGAGCATCAAACTGCATTTAACTGA